From a single Saimiri boliviensis isolate mSaiBol1 chromosome 7, mSaiBol1.pri, whole genome shotgun sequence genomic region:
- the BCDIN3D gene encoding RNA 5'-monophosphate methyltransferase, translated as MAGPTELAGGVVKETAAEEEPRVLEPGAAPFGNFPHYSRFHPPEQRLRLLPPELLRQLFPQSPENEPILGLDVGCNSGDLSVALYKHFLSLPDGETCSDASRELRLLCCDIDPVLVKRAKKECPFPDALTFITLDFMNQRTRKVLLSSFLNQFGRSVFDIGFCMSITMWIHLNHGDHGLCEFLAHLSSLCRYLLVEPQPWKCYRAAARRLRKLGLHDFDHFHSLAIRGDMTNQIVQILTQDHGMELICCFGNTSWDRSLLFFRAKQTPETHPIPESLIEKGKEAGHDGSHL; from the exons ATGGCGGGGCCCACGGAACTTGCTGGAGGGGTCGTTAAGGAGACCGCAGCGGAAGAGGAACCACGAGTTCTGGAACCTGGGGCCGCCCCGTTCGGAAATTTTCCTCATTATTCTCGCTTCCACCCTCCGGAGCAACGGCTCCGCCTTCTGCCCCCGGAGCTGCTTCGACAGCTCTTTCCTCAGAGTCCCGAGAACGAGCCGATTCTGGGGCTGGACGTGGGGTGTAACTCCGGG GATCTGAGTGTGGCTCTGTACAAACACTTCCTTTCCCTACCTGACGGGGAGACCTGCTCAGATGCCTCAAGAGAACTCCGTCTCCTCTGCTGTGACATAGATCCAGTCCTGGTGAAGCGAGCCAAAAAAGAATGTCCTTTTCCTGATGCTTTGACCTTTATCACCCTGGATTTCATGAATCAGAGGACCCGGAAGGTTCTCTTGAGCTCTTTCTTAAACCAATTTGGACGTTCAGTTTTTGACATTGGCTTCTGCATGTCAATAACCATGTGGATTCATCTGAACCATGGGGACCATGGCCTGTGTGAGTTCCTGGCCCATCTTTCCTCCCTCTGCCGCTACCTCCTTGTGGAGCCTCAGCCCTGGAAGTGTTACCGGGCAGCTGCAAGGCGTCTCCGAAAGCTGGGACTCCATGATTTTGACCACTTCCACTCCCTTGCCATCCGAGGTGATATGACCAATCAGATTGTGCAGATCTTGACCCAGGATCATGGCATGGAATTAATATGTTGCTTTGGCAACACCAGTTGGGACAGAAGCCTTCTATTCTTCAGGGCAAAACAAACCCCAGAGACTCATCCAATCCCTGAATCACTgatagaaaaagggaaagaggccgggcacgatggctcacacctgtaa